The proteins below are encoded in one region of Colletotrichum lupini chromosome 5, complete sequence:
- a CDS encoding amidohydrolase — MSKNRKQPTSHKTEPARSPPPPKHSQKPTMAADYPIIDSHIHLYPEQEIETLAWATPENPLAKQHSVEDYVAATGSPANLKGFIFLETDRKHDLEAGARDASGWEFPLMEVSWLRRIAEGKPRDGEGHGPDHASLCLGIVPWAPLPSGAAAMEKYLDHVKTVAGDAVWLKIRGFRYLLQDKPHGAGLTDDFIDSLKLLGKRGFVFDMGVDQHRRGNKQLDEALEIISRAHEGVPEEEKVTFVINHLCKPDLGIINTTDPSFVHWRTAIYALSKCSNTYMKLSGGFSEMPDSLKKQDPNAIFEAIFPWLGVVLATFGTRRTMFGSDWPVCTVGVDEAWRKWKLLVERTCYMATLEPEDQAALFGGTAIKAYGIEGL, encoded by the exons ATGTCAAAGAATAG AAAGCAGCCAACCTCCCATAAAACCGAACCGGCACGCAGCCCCCCCCCTCCAAAGCATTCCCAAAAGCCCACCATGGCCGCCGACTACCCCATCATCGACTCCCACATCCACCTCTACCCAGAGCAAGAGATCGAGACCCTCGCCTGGGCGACCCCCGAAAACCCCCTCGCGAAGCAGCACTCGGTCGAAGACTACGTCGCCGCCACCGGCTCCCCCGCAAACCTCAAGGGCTTCATCTTCCTCGAGACAGACCGCAAACACGACCTCGAAGCCGGCGCCCGCGATGCGTCCGGCTGGGAGTTCCCCCTGATGGAGGTCTCCTGGCTCCGCCGCATCGCCGAGGGCAAACCGCGCGACGGCGAGGGCCACGGCCCCGACCACGCCAGCCTCTGCCTGGGCATCGTCCCCTGGGCCCCCCTACCCTCCGGCGCCGCCGCCATGGAGAAGTACCTCGACCACGTCAAGACTGTTGCGGGCGACGCCGTCTGGCTCAAGATTCGCGGGTTCCGGTATCTGTTGCAGGATAAGCCGCACGGCGCGGGGTTGACGGACGATTTCATCGACAGCTTGAAGCTCCTGGGCAAGAGGGGCTTCGTCTTCGACATGGGCGTCGACCAGCACCGCCGCGGCAACAAGCAGCTCGACGAGGCGTTGGAGATTATCTCGCGCGCTCACGAGGGTGTTccggaggaggagaaggtcACCTTTGTCATCA ACCACCTCTGCAAACCCGACCTCGGCATCATAAACACAACAGACCCCTCCTTCGTCCACTGGCGCACCGCAATCTACGCCCTCTCCAAATGCTCAAACACCTACATGAAGCTCTCGGGTGGCTTCTCCGAGATGCCCGACTCCCTCAAGAAGCAGGACCCCAACGCAATCTTCGAGGCAATCTTCCCCTGGCTCGGCGTCGTCCTCGCCACCTTTGGCACCCGCCGCACAATGTTCGGCTCCGACTGGCCCGTCTGCACCGTCGGCGTCGACGAGGCCTGGCGCAAGTGGAAGCTGCTTGTCGAGCGCACCTGCTACATGGCTACCCTCGAGCCAGAGGACCAGGCGGCCCTGTTTGGCGGTACCGCGATCAAGGCGTATGGTATTGAAGGGCTTTGA
- a CDS encoding indoleamine 2,3-dioxygenase, with product MGSIDSTPFPVLDDPRASDTSLPAFMVSTTRGFLPRADPVAVLPAEFAPLEDILARMPVKKLDGTPGLLASSKLGETVDAEFPDLTDAIDQYKENLPLMNALYRDYSFLASAYLLEPCHERFVRGEGYGLARDVLPRNISMPIARCAELTGFKPWMEYAGSYALYNYRLEDPAKGMEYSNIRLIRAFEHGLDPTSSEAGFVLVHIDMVKNTGPLVKGTMAALRSSVPTASPAPSLDRAALNQGLSEVLAALRKINNTMETMWDKSRPQSYTSFRTFIFGITSQSMFPNGVVYEGVNDGKPMSFRGESGANDSIVPLMDNLLQVPMPDTPLTEILKDFRSYRPSNHRQFLMHVKDRSLEVGLKDAALSAKLSADGLGAEEKEAVKESRRLWLHILHQVRDFRWRHWCFAREYILKRTSHPTATGGSPIVTWLPNQLEAILVEMEDLYGAVGGAKGEWDLGEEMRDVMDLVARQKTTLRKEVAKYCAERGVNTVLQADS from the exons ATGGGCTCAATCGACTCCACCCCCTTCCCCGTCCTCGACGACCCCCGCGCCTCCGACACCTCCCTCCCGGCCTTCATGGTCTCCACCACCCGCGGCTTCCTCCCCCGCGCCGATCCCGTCGCCGTCCTGCCCGCCGAGTTTGCGCCCCTAGAGGACATTCTCGCGCGTATGCCGGTCAAGAAGCTCGACGGCACACCGGGTCTCCTGGCCTCCTCCAAGCTCGGCGAGACCGTCGACGCGGAGTTCCCGGACCTGACGGACGCTATCGACCAGTACAAGGAGAACTTGCCGCTCATGAACGCGCTGTACCGCGACTACTCGTTCCTCGCGTCCGCCTACCTGCTCGAGCCGTGCCACGAGCGGTTCGTCCGCGGCGAAGGGTACGGGCTCGCGAGGGATGTGTTGCCCAGGAACATTTCGATGCCCATTGCCCGCTGCGCTGAACT CACCGGCTTCAAGCCATGGATGGAATACGCAGGCTCCTACGCCCTCTACAACTACCGCCTCGAGGACCCCGCAAAGGGCATGGAGTACTCCAACATCCGCCTCATCCGCGCCTTCGAGCACGGCCTGGACCCGACCTCCTCCGAGGCAGGCTTCGTTCTCGTCCACATCGACATGGTCAAGAACACGGGGCCCCTCGTAAAGGGCACAATGGCCGCCCTCCGCTCCTCCGTGCCCACCGCCTCCCCCGCCCCCTCTCTGGACCGCGCCGCCCTCAACCAGGGCCTGTCCGAGGTCCTCGCCGCCCTCCGCAAGATCAACAACACAATGGAGACCATGTGGGACAAGTCCCGCCCGCAGAGCTACACCAGCTTCCGCACCTTCATCTTCGGCATCACCAGCCAATCCATGTTCCCCAACGGCGTCGTCTACGAGGGCGTAAACGACGGCAAGCCCATGTCTTTCCGCGGCGAGTCGGGCGCCAACGACTCCATCGTACCCCTCATGGACAATTTGTTGCAGGTGCCCATGCCCGACACCCCGCTCACCGAGATCCTCAAGGACTTCAGGTCCTACCGCCCCAGCAACCACCGCCAGTTCCTCATGCACGTCAAAGACCGCTCCCTCGAGGTCGGCCTCAAGGACGCCGCGCTCTCCGCCAAGCTCTCCGCCGACGGCCTGGGCgccgaggagaaggaggccgTCAAGGAGTCCCGCCGCCTGTGGCTGCATATCCTGCACCAGGTGCGCGACTTCCGCTGGCGGCACTGGTGCTTCGCGCGCGAGTACATCCTGAAGCGCACGTCGCACCCGACGGCCACGGGCGGCAGTCCCATCGTCACGTGGTTGCCGAACCAGCTCGAGGCGATTTTGGTGGAGATGGAGGATCTGTACGGGGCTGTTGGCGGTGCCAAGGGGGAGTGGGATTTGGGCGAGGAGATGAGGGATGTGATGGACCTTGTTGCGCGGCAGAAGACGACGCTGAGGAAGGAGGTTGCCAAGTATTGTGCTGAGAGGGGGGTGAACACCGTTCTGCAGGCGGATTCTTGA
- a CDS encoding major facilitator superfamily transporter yields MTTTSHDPEKDSFPPEETKNPGRGEEQSSSSQSSDSEDEITEVGRRNGDRSRKSAAADADADSEGDGEVEGEDGDPSAAGNAPARTRSRASSTRSRALSIVARSKRRGFLAQLTTIPEVDNPYHYTNKTKWTITLIIALAAAVSPMGSSIFYPALTEMSKEFGVTPTITNLSVAFYMLAMAIFPLWWSSFSETLGRRTIYLLSFTLFVLFSILSAVSVNIEMLIVMRLLAGGASASVQAVGAGTIADIWEPRERGRAMSIFYLGPLTGPLLAPIIGGALAQRFGWQSTMWTLAIYGGLVLVMILFCLPETLARPRPVAVPQQPQLVSEGTEKNALARTKTTESVKVHSKKAAAFFKKSFIDPLSVLLYLRFPPVAITVWFAAVTFGALFVVNISVQATLSQAPYGFSELIIGLFYFPAGLGYFLASLLGGRWLDVIMAREARKAGRYDADGKLILLPEDRMRENIWIAATVYPASLIYYGWVVEKGLFWFVPCIGLFTFGASSMLVFGAATTMLTEFMPKRSSGGVAVNNFVRNIFSCIGAIAAQPVINAIGNGWLFTILGIFAWVSGYICVWTLRKKAPEWRKSMDAALNK; encoded by the exons ATGACTACCACATCACACGATCCGGAAAAGGATTCTTTTCCGCCGGAAGAAACCAAAAACCCAGGCCGTGGTGAGGAACAGAGCAGCAGTAGCCAATCGAGCGACAGCGAAGATGAGATCACAGAGGTTGGCCGGAGGAATGGAGACCGGTCCCGCAAGTCTGCCGCGGCCGATGCCGATGCCGACTCGGAGGGGGACGGGGAGGTGGAGGGAGAGGATGGGGACCCATCAGCAGCCGGCAACGCCCCGGCGAGAACGCGGTCCCGGGCCTCGTCCACCCGCTCCCGAGCCCTTTCCATCGTCGCCCGGTCTAAACGGCGCGGGTTTCTCGCACAGCTCACCACCATCCCGGAAGTGGATAACCCGTATCATTACACCAACAAGACGAAATGGACAATCACCTTGATCATCGCTCTCGCCGCGGCCGTCTCACCCATGGGCTCGTCCATCTTCTATC CCGCCCTCACCGAAATGTCCAAAGAATTCGGCGTCACCCCCACAATCACCAACCTCTCGGTAGCATTCTACATGCTCGCCATGGCAATCTTCCCCCTCTGGTGGTCCTCCTTCTCCGAGACCCTCGGCCGCCGCACAATCTACCTCCTCTCCTTCACcctcttcgtcctcttctcCATCCTCTCCGCCGTCAGCGTGAACATTGAGATGCTCATCGTCATGCGCCTCCTCGCCGGCGGCGCCAGCGCCAGCGTCCAGGCCGTCGGCGCCGGAACCATCGCCGACATCTGGGAGCCGCGCGAGCGCGGCCGGGCCATGAGCATCTTCTACCTCGGGCCCCTCACGGGCCCCTTGCTCGCGCCCATCATCGGCGGCGCGCTGGCGCAGCGGTTCGGGTGGCAGTCGACCATGTGGACGCTCGCCATCTACGGCGGGCTCGTCCTCGTCATGATCCTGTTCTGTCTGCCCGAGACCCTCGCGCGTCCCAGACCTGTGGCAGTACCGCAGCAGCCTCAACTCGTATCAGAAGGCACCGAAAAGAACGCCCTCGCCCGGACAAAAACAACCGAATCCGTAAAAGTCCACTCCAAAAAGGCAGCCGCCTTCTTCAAAAAGTCCTTCATCGACCCCCTCTCCGTCCTCTTGTACCTCCGCTTCCCGCCCGTCGCCATAACAGTCTGGTTCGCCGCCGTCACCTTCGGCGCCCTCTTTGTCGTAAACATCTCGGTCCAGGCCACCTTGTCCCAAGCCCCCTACGGCTTCAGCGAGCTCATCATCGGCCTCTTCTACTTCCCCGCCGGCCTGGGCTACTTCCTCGCTTCCCTTCTGGGAGGCCGCTGGCTCGACGTCATCATGGCGAGGGAGGCCCGTAAGGCGGGGCGGTACGACGCCGACGGGAAATTGATCCTGCTGCCGGAGGACAGGATGCGCGAGAACATCTGGATCGCGGCGACGGTGTACCCGGCTTCGCTCATCTACTACGGCTGGGTGGTGGAAAAGGGCCTGTTTTGGTTTGTGCCGTGTATCGGTCTGTTTACATTCGGCGCCAGCTCGATGCTCGTGTT TGGCGCCGCCACGACCATGCTAACCGAATTCATGCCCAAACGCAGCTCGGGAGGCGTGGCGGTGAACAATTTTGTCAGAAACATTTTCAGTTGCATTGGTGCGATTGCCGCGCAGCCCGTGATTAACGCCATCGGCAACGGGTGGCTCTTCACGATACTGGGTATCTTTGCCTGGGTGTCGGGCTATATCTGTGTCTGGACCCTTAGGAAGAAGGCCCCTGAGTGGAGGAAGAGCATGGACGCGGCGTTGAACAAATGA
- a CDS encoding HD domain-containing protein — MAQTASPTKEELVSEVTKYVEAYMAKYDASHDFNHIKRVVSLAHRIHAQSPATTPALDKHTITLSALLHDVGDRKYLQPGEDASTLVSTLLCSLGASPDLAARVQTICLGVSYSSEIKDPARVRALIAEYPELAVVQDADRLDAIGAVGIGRCFTFGGAKGARSMDDSIEHFEEKLVRLEGMMKTDAGREMARERTQRLLTFMEWWQDEAGPVSA, encoded by the coding sequence ATGGCTCAAACCGCATCACCAACCAAAGAGGAGCTCGTCTCCGAGGTGACAAAATACGTCGAGGCCTACATGGCAAAATACGACGCCTCCCACGACTTCAACCACATCAAGCGCGTCGTCTCCCTCGCCCACCGCATCCACGCGCAATCTCCAGCTACAACCCCGGCCCTAGACAAACACACAATCACCCTCTCCGCCCTCCTCCACGACGTCGGCGACCGCAAGTACCTCCAGCCGGGCGAGGACGCATCCACCCTTGTCTCCACCCTCCTCTGCTCCCTCGGCGCCAGCCCCGACCTCGCCGCCCGCGTACAGACAATCTGCCTCGGCGTCAGCTACTCCAGCGAGATCAAGGATCCGGCGCGCGTACGGGCGCTGATTGCAGAGTACCCAGAGCTCGCCGTCGTGCAGGACGCCGACCGCCTCGACGCCATTGGCGCCGTGGGCATCGGGCGCTGCTTCACGTTTGGCGGCGCAAAGGGCGCGCGCAGCATGGACGACTCCATCGAGCACTTTGAGGAGAAGCTCGTCAGGTTGGAGGGGATGATGAAGACGGATGCTGGGAGGGAGATGGCGCGGGAGCGGACCCAGAGGCTTCTTACTTTTATGGAGTGGTGGCAGGACGAGGCTGGTCCTGTCAGTGCCTGA
- a CDS encoding glutamate-5-semialdehyde dehydrogenase: MSLTNASPVDAAKGAKSASHILATLPAEARNDALTAIHAALAEAKDDILAANARDLELARKAAADGQLSQSLVSRLDLGKKGKFEDMLKGILDVRGLEDPVGKVTLRTKLDDGLVLERVTCPIGVLLIIFEARPEVIANIASLAIKSGNAAILKGGKESTESFIAISKVISAALDKSQVPNPAVQLVTTRDVIPQLLALDDSIDLVVPRGSNELVRYIKESTKIPVLGHADGLCSIYLTDSADAEMAAKVLVDSKTSYPAACNSVETLLVQESALDSVFPAAAEALVAAGVTLHCDAKSKAALQSKISGDAASKLVDAKDVDYDTEFLSLDLAVKVVSSLEEAVQHIHAHGSKHTECILTSSSDEAERFMAAVDAAGVYWNASTRMADGMRYGFGTEVGISTNKIHSRGPVGLEGLMIYKYKIRGQGQVSLAYGEGEGQKPFKHEKMAF; the protein is encoded by the exons ATGTCCCTCACCAACGCCTCCCCCGTCGATGCCGCAAAGGGTGCGAAATCGGCCTCTCACATCCTCGCGACCCTCCCTGCCGAAGCCCGCAACGATGCCCTCACGGCCATCCACGCCGCTCTCGCCGAGGCAAAGGACGACATTCTGGCCGCCAACGCGCGCGACCTGGAGCTCGCTCGCAAAGCCGCCGCCGATGGTCAACTGAGTCAGAGTCTCGTGTCCCGCCTGGACCTAGGCAAGAAGGGCAAGTTTGAGGATATGCTCAAGGGTATCTTGGACGTGAGAGGTCTCGAGGACCCAG TTGGCAAAGTCACACTCAGAACCAAGCTGGACGACGGCCTCGTCCTGGAGAGAGTCACCTGCCCCATCGGCGTCCTCCTCATCATCTTCGAGGCCCGCCCCGAGGTCATCGCCAACATCGCCTCCCTGGCCATCAAGTCAGGCAACGCCGCCATCCTCAAGGGCGGCAAGGAATCCACAGAGTCCTTCATCGCAATCTCAAAAGTCATCTCCGCCGCCCTCGACAAGTCCCAGGTGCCCAACCCGGCCGTCCAGCTCGTCACCACCCGCGACGTCATCCCCCAGCTCCTCGCCCTCGACGACTCCATCGACCTCGTCGTCCCCCGCGGCTCCAACGAGCTCGTGCGCTACATCAAGGAGTCGACAAAGATCCCCGTCCTCGGCCATGCTGACGGCCTCTGCTCTATTTACCTGACAGACTCCGCCGACGCCGAGATGGCGGCCAAGGTCCTCGTCGACTCCAAGACGAGCTACCCGGCCGCCTGCAACAGCGTCGAGACCCTGCTCGTCCAGGAATCCGCCCTCGACTCCGTCTTCCCCGCCGCCGCGGAGGCGCTAGTCGCGGCCGGCGTCACGCTGCACTGCGACGCCAAGTCCAAGGCCGCTCTCCAGTCCAAGATCTCTGGCGACGCGGCCTCGAAGCTCGTCGATGCCAAGGACGTGGACTACGACACCGAGTTTCTCTCCCTCGACCTCGCCGTCAAGGTCGTCTCGTCGCTCGAGGAGGCGGTGCAGCACATCCATGCCCACGGGTCCAAGCACACCGAGTGCATCCTCACCTCGTCGTCCGACGAGGCCGAGCGCTTCATGGCGGCCGTCGACGCCGCGGGCGTGTACTGGAACGCGTCGACGCGCATGGCGGACGGCATGCGGTACGGCTTCGGCACCGAGGTCGGCATCAGCACCAACAAGATCCACTCGCGCGGACCCGTCGGGCTGGAGGGCCTCATGATTTACAAGTACAAGATCCGCGGCCAGGGTCAGGTTTCGTTGGCGTACGGTGAGGGAGAGGGCCAGAAGCCGTTCAAGCACGAGAAGATGGCTTTCTAA